From a single Lolium rigidum isolate FL_2022 chromosome 7, APGP_CSIRO_Lrig_0.1, whole genome shotgun sequence genomic region:
- the LOC124671377 gene encoding xyloglucan endotransglucosylase protein 7-like yields MSAAAMMIVALFLAACPSLASAGGGFYENFEVVWGDDPHPERRVNVIDDGRVVSLTLNNVSGSGFQSRDAFLFGEFTMAMKLVPGDSAGTVTTFYLTSKDPTAAGDGHDEIDFEFLGNVSGEPYLLQTNVFAQGVGNREQRSYLWFDPTQDFHNYTILWNPLNIIFSVDGTPVRVFSNHESLGLPYLSRQPMKVHATIWDGSAWATRGGRDKTDWSHAPFVASYRTYGTASACVSSSPASDNGGAPTFCCPTNAVSGDDGGWMTRRLGPDGERAMASARDKYMVMDYCEDPWNMGRPAECDIDQLGSGGRAST; encoded by the exons atgtcggcggcggcgatgatgatcGTCGCGCTCTTTCTCGCGGCGTGCCCGAGCTtggcgagcgccggcggcggcttcTACGAGAACTTCGAGGTGGTGTGGGGCGACGACCCTCACCCTGAGCGGCGCGTCAATGTCATCGACGACGGCCGGGTGGTGTCGCTCACGCTCAACAACGTGTCCGGGTCCGGGTTCCAGTCCAGGGACGCCTTCCTCTTCGGCGAGTTCACCATGGCCATGAAGCTCGTGCCCGGCGACTCCGCCGGCACCGTCACCACCTTCTAC CTGACGTCCAAGGACCCGACGGCGGCGGGGGACGGGCACGACGAGATCGACTTCGAGTTCCTGGGCAACGTCAGCGGCGAGCCATACCTGCTGCAGACCAACGTGTTCGCGCAGGGGGTGGGCAACAGGGAGCAGCGCTCATACCTCTGGTTCGACCCCACGCAGGACTTCCACAACTACACCATCCTCTGGAACCCTCTCAACATCAT CTTCTCGGTGGACGGCACGCCGGTGAGAGTCTTCAGCAACCACGAGTCGCTGGGCCTTCCATACCTGAGCCGGCAGCCGATGAAGGTGCACGCCACCATCTGGGACGGCAGCGCCTGGGCCACGCGCGGCGGCCGGGACAAGACCGACTGGTCCCACGCGCCCTTTGTCGCCTCCTACCGGACCTACGGCACCGCCAGCGCCTGcgtctcctcctcgccggcgagcgacaACGGTGGCGCCCCCACCTTCTGCTGCCCGACCAACGCTGTGTCCGGAGACGACGGCGGGTGGATGACACGGCGGCTGGGGCCGGACGGCGAGCGCGCGATGGCGTCGGCGCGGGACAAGTACATGGTCATGGACTACTGCGAGGACCCCTGGAACATGGGCCGCCCCGCCGAGTGCGACATCGACCAGCTCGGCTCCGGCGGCCGTGCTAGCACATAA
- the LOC124670547 gene encoding xyloglucan endotransglucosylase protein 7-like produces MASSPSRPKHRCCGFLGVALAFFLAVEVAAAGICSEIELLWGADRTYCFMDGDTEVQAMSLDKSQGSTFKSNQMYLFARIDVDIKLVEGDSAGTVCTIYTISEEDWDNHDEIDFEFLGNSTGEPYTLHTNIFAGGKGGREMQFRLWFDAAADFHTYTIIWNPRRIIIQVDGKTIRSFDNNEDQGVPFPSWRQQRVYGSLWSAEDWATQGGRIKTDWSQSPFVSYYKNYNVTWCRPSPGVAWCGDEPADSTLFNLSQQDLIDLQWVRDNGCVIYDYCADTVRFNATTMPKECKLPRKP; encoded by the exons ATGGCGTCATCGCCTTCTAGACCGAAGCACCGCTGCTGCGGCTTCCTAGGCGTAGCCTTGGCCTTCTTCcttgcggtggaggtggcggcggccggcaTCTGCAGCGAGATCGAGCTCCTGTGGGGCGCGGATCGGACCTACTGCTTCATGGACGGCGACACCGAGGTGCAGGCCATGTCCCTCGACAAATCCCAGGGCTCCACCTTCAAGTCCAACCAAATGTACCTCTTCGCCCGCATCGACGTCGACATCAAACTCGTCGAGGGCGACTCCGCCGGCACAGTCTGCACCATCTAC ACCATCTCCGAGGAGGATTGGGACAACCACGACGAGATCGACTTCGAGTTCCTCGGCAACTCCACCGGCGAGCCTTACACGCTCCACACCAACATATTCGCCGGCGGCAAGGGCGGCCGGGAGATGCAGTTCAGGCTCTGGTTCGACGCCGCCGCAGACTTCCACACATACACCATCATCTGGAACCCCAGGCGCATCAT CATCCAGGTGGACGGGAAGACGATCCGGTCGTTCGACAACAACGAGGACCAGGGGGTGCCGTTCCCGTCGTGGCGGCAGCAGCGGGTGTATGGGAGCCTGTGGAGCGCCGAGGACTGGGCGACGCAGGGAGGGCGGATCAAGACGGACTGGTCGCAGTCGCCTTTCGTCTCCTACTACAAGAACTACAATGTCACCTGGTGCCGCCCCTCGCCCGGCGTGGCCTGGTGCGGCGACGAGCCCGCCGACTCCACCCTCTTCAACCTCAGCCAGCAGGACCTGATCGACCTGCAGTGGGTGCGCGACAACGGATGCGTCATCTACGACTACTGCGCCGACACCGTCAGGTTCAACGCCACCACCATGCCCAAGGAGTGCAAGCTACCCCGCAAACCCTGA